The Lacipirellula parvula genome window below encodes:
- a CDS encoding cell surface protein gives MGRQATQEQPAPKKSAGGSASGKQTQTYLDKAVDVLEKFGLKSGEEVPAELIRLLEEVRHVDEARALAIANTIKYMSTFNQLVRDNVENINVGNRYLEISQMFDSIREDSKTLIAQLDDGKIGFSEKMANLWMRIQRGSPSARFDKIVDVYKDVCKDTKDQLEREDAIMDGYIDFRFALKEAEILSRELLEKQVPSLEKAKTALAAAQTAVDEYKGGDASQQSRLELTRDEARNNFQTEDRTYQLLKDIAENLSIGYDVGETLVTKLKQTHDVKDQVYRRAVTFFTTNEHVFTILGTVYTSQQGLHEATQATEAMKTGVNKSLEDVADLGRELEKAALKAGYGSTISPASLEKLVTAISDYQVESLRMIAELRQESEANAREIRRVVENGKKVYQETLGKFARGDAGTK, from the coding sequence ATGGGCCGTCAAGCCACTCAAGAGCAGCCCGCTCCCAAGAAGTCTGCCGGCGGTTCCGCCTCGGGGAAGCAAACGCAGACCTATCTCGACAAGGCCGTCGACGTGCTGGAGAAGTTCGGCCTGAAGAGCGGCGAGGAAGTGCCGGCCGAGCTGATTCGCTTGCTCGAAGAAGTCCGCCATGTTGACGAAGCCCGGGCGCTCGCGATCGCCAACACGATCAAATACATGAGCACCTTCAATCAACTGGTGCGCGACAACGTCGAGAACATTAACGTCGGCAATCGCTATCTCGAAATCAGCCAGATGTTCGACTCGATCCGCGAGGATTCGAAGACGCTGATCGCGCAACTCGACGACGGCAAGATTGGCTTCTCCGAAAAGATGGCGAACCTCTGGATGCGGATCCAGCGCGGCTCGCCAAGCGCCCGCTTCGACAAGATCGTCGACGTCTACAAAGACGTTTGCAAAGACACCAAAGACCAGTTGGAGCGCGAAGACGCCATCATGGATGGCTATATTGATTTCCGCTTCGCGCTGAAGGAAGCCGAGATCCTCTCCCGCGAGTTGCTTGAGAAGCAAGTTCCGAGTCTGGAGAAGGCCAAGACGGCCCTCGCCGCGGCCCAAACGGCCGTCGACGAGTATAAGGGGGGCGACGCGAGTCAGCAGTCGCGCCTGGAACTGACGCGCGACGAGGCCCGCAACAACTTCCAGACCGAGGACCGCACTTATCAGTTGCTGAAGGACATCGCCGAGAATCTGTCGATCGGCTACGACGTTGGCGAGACGCTCGTCACCAAGCTCAAGCAGACGCACGACGTGAAGGATCAAGTCTATCGCCGGGCGGTGACGTTCTTCACCACGAACGAGCACGTCTTCACGATCCTTGGTACGGTCTACACGTCGCAACAAGGGCTGCATGAAGCAACCCAAGCGACCGAGGCGATGAAGACCGGCGTCAACAAAAGCCTCGAAGACGTCGCCGACCTGGGCCGTGAGTTGGAGAAGGCAGCGCTCAAAGCCGGCTACGGCTCGACGATTAGCCCGGCTTCGCTCGAAAAGTTGGTGACGGCGATCAGCGACTACCAGGTCGAATCGCTCCGCATGATCGCTGAACTGCGGCAAGAGAGCGAAGCAAACGCCCGCGAGATTCGCCGCGTCGTCGAGAATGGCAAGAAGGTCTATCAGGAGACGCTCGGCAAGTTCGCGCGCGGCGACGCCGGAACGAAGTAA
- a CDS encoding DUF6384 family protein, with protein MSNSQATQAAEAPSQSTIDSDGLPAGERLSLAEMTRIMDVAATLRKERTLVEQQLNIDEIKAALRDRLLEAAKLNGDPVTPAEIDAAVEQYYDRLHEFRDPPASFSKFLAHCWVLRKYLTAAVVALAGAAALVWGLVFTGVLPGEARTRYVTEQQQADLDAQLSESQRLASAISKLSTDPAATAEAERLSTMAVAAHEQRDGKKIAAATKELQELQALLELEYGLFIVNAPGEQSATERLWTDDEGTRTSGYFVFVDALDEQNQPVSVPIRNRETDRVEMVSRWGEQVPKKVFDRLYRDKQKDGVLDEREFGRKQRGTREVEVQLRGADDEPIERRGQITSWK; from the coding sequence ATGTCCAACTCGCAAGCAACGCAAGCCGCCGAGGCGCCGTCGCAGTCGACGATCGACTCCGACGGGTTGCCCGCTGGCGAGCGGTTGAGCCTTGCGGAGATGACGCGGATCATGGACGTCGCCGCGACGCTCCGCAAAGAGCGGACGCTTGTCGAGCAGCAGCTCAACATCGACGAGATCAAGGCGGCCCTCCGCGACCGCTTGCTCGAAGCGGCGAAGCTCAACGGCGATCCCGTGACGCCGGCCGAAATCGATGCGGCGGTCGAGCAGTACTACGACCGGCTGCACGAGTTCCGCGATCCGCCGGCCAGTTTCTCGAAGTTCCTGGCTCACTGTTGGGTCCTCCGCAAGTACCTCACCGCCGCGGTCGTGGCGCTGGCTGGCGCCGCAGCGCTCGTGTGGGGGCTCGTGTTCACGGGAGTCTTGCCAGGCGAAGCGCGGACGCGATACGTCACCGAACAGCAGCAGGCTGACCTCGACGCGCAGCTCAGCGAGTCGCAGCGGCTGGCCTCGGCGATCAGCAAGCTCAGCACCGATCCTGCCGCCACCGCCGAGGCCGAGCGACTCTCCACGATGGCAGTTGCCGCCCACGAACAGCGCGACGGCAAGAAGATCGCCGCCGCGACTAAAGAGCTGCAGGAGCTGCAGGCATTGCTCGAGCTGGAGTACGGGCTGTTCATCGTCAACGCTCCCGGCGAGCAATCGGCCACCGAGCGACTGTGGACCGACGACGAGGGAACGCGAACTTCCGGGTATTTCGTCTTCGTCGACGCGCTCGACGAGCAGAACCAGCCAGTGAGCGTGCCGATTCGCAACCGCGAGACCGACCGCGTCGAAATGGTCAGCCGCTGGGGCGAGCAGGTGCCGAAGAAGGTGTTCGACCGGCTGTATCGCGACAAGCAGAAGGATGGCGTGCTCGACGAGCGCGAGTTCGGTCGCAAGCAACGCGGAACTCGTGAAGTCGAAGTCCAATTGCGCGGCGCGGACGACGAGCCGATCGAACGGCGGGGGCAGATCACCTCATGGAAATGA
- a CDS encoding low affinity iron permease family protein, whose product MKTWNKLFTELAKWAARTTGRPTTFILAALTIVVWAVTGPIFGYNETWQLVINTGTTIITFLMIFLIQNTQNRDTAAIQIKLDELIRAMEGAHNALLDLEELEDHDLERLRNDYEDLAAEARKDLAAGKSDGEIRQMKSRQTDCDEEGRLK is encoded by the coding sequence ATGAAAACGTGGAACAAGCTATTCACTGAACTCGCCAAGTGGGCCGCCCGCACCACCGGTCGGCCGACGACGTTCATTCTCGCGGCGCTGACGATTGTCGTCTGGGCCGTCACCGGGCCGATCTTCGGCTACAACGAAACCTGGCAGCTGGTGATCAACACCGGCACGACGATCATCACGTTCCTGATGATCTTCCTAATTCAGAACACGCAGAATCGAGACACCGCGGCGATTCAGATTAAGCTCGACGAACTAATTCGCGCGATGGAAGGCGCCCACAACGCGTTGCTCGATCTGGAAGAACTGGAAGATCACGATCTCGAGCGACTGCGGAACGACTACGAGGATCTCGCCGCGGAAGCGCGGAAAGACTTGGCCGCCGGCAAGTCTGACGGCGAGATTCGCCAAATGAAATCGCGGCAAACCGACTGCGATGAGGAAGGACGTTTGAAATGA
- a CDS encoding leucine-rich repeat domain-containing protein, with translation MTRPPKRWLKVSLRSLLLAITAVSVALAWYSHGARQRRAAVAAIEAAGGKVRMAPGSSSWVDDWFASDLRGSVVSVDLRNASAADELIAHIAVLSELHELDLSSAAIDDDDLKKIAHLPLGRLWLQSTRITDASAPTLSQMKNLDFLQLNATGLTDAFLHDLAALPHLQKLGLRGAKVTDQGLEFLSRHPHLEELDLYDTAVTDAGVETLINCQQLKDLGISMTKVTSDVFQYLAQMPHLTDVDLSANDVTTEEVLNFERANPKCDVEWYGP, from the coding sequence ATGACGCGCCCGCCAAAACGCTGGCTCAAAGTTTCCCTGCGGTCGCTCTTGCTCGCGATCACAGCCGTCAGCGTCGCCCTCGCGTGGTATTCACATGGCGCGCGCCAGCGACGGGCCGCAGTCGCGGCCATCGAAGCAGCGGGCGGTAAGGTGCGAATGGCGCCCGGTTCGTCTTCCTGGGTGGATGACTGGTTTGCCTCAGACCTTCGCGGGTCGGTGGTTAGCGTCGACTTGAGAAACGCCAGCGCCGCCGATGAACTCATCGCGCACATCGCAGTTTTATCGGAGTTACACGAACTCGATCTGAGCAGCGCCGCAATTGATGACGACGACCTAAAAAAGATCGCTCATCTGCCGCTCGGCAGGCTATGGCTCCAGTCCACGCGAATCACCGACGCATCGGCGCCGACGCTCTCTCAGATGAAAAACTTGGATTTCCTGCAACTAAATGCCACTGGCCTCACCGATGCGTTTCTGCACGACCTCGCCGCGCTGCCGCATTTGCAAAAGCTAGGATTGCGAGGCGCCAAAGTCACCGATCAGGGGCTGGAGTTTCTCTCACGCCACCCGCATCTGGAAGAACTTGATCTCTACGATACCGCTGTGACCGACGCCGGCGTCGAGACGCTGATCAACTGCCAGCAGCTGAAAGACCTCGGCATCTCGATGACGAAAGTGACGAGCGACGTTTTTCAATACCTGGCGCAAATGCCCCACTTAACCGACGTCGATCTGTCAGCGAATGACGTTACCACCGAGGAGGTGCTCAACTTCGAGCGAGCGAACCCCAAATGCGACGTCGAGTGGTACGGCCCCTAA
- the arfB gene encoding alternative ribosome rescue aminoacyl-tRNA hydrolase ArfB — protein MARPLVVNAAIEIPAAEFGISYARSAGPGGQNVNKVNSKAVLRWRVVDSPSLPAAVRQRFLQHFGSRLTNDGEIVIASDEHREQPRNLTACYDRLRAMLLSVVQPPRRRIKTRPSRGSVERRIESKQRNSEKKQQRRGGFSAE, from the coding sequence ATGGCCCGCCCCCTCGTTGTGAACGCCGCGATCGAAATTCCGGCCGCTGAATTCGGCATCTCCTATGCACGCAGCGCCGGGCCGGGCGGCCAGAACGTCAATAAGGTGAACTCGAAAGCGGTGCTGCGGTGGCGGGTCGTCGACTCGCCGAGTCTGCCGGCGGCCGTGCGGCAGCGGTTCTTGCAGCATTTCGGCAGTCGCCTGACGAACGACGGCGAGATCGTCATCGCCAGCGACGAGCACCGCGAGCAACCGCGGAATCTGACGGCCTGCTACGATCGCCTGCGGGCGATGCTGCTGTCGGTCGTCCAGCCGCCGCGGCGGCGGATCAAGACGCGGCCTTCGCGCGGCTCGGTGGAACGCCGCATTGAGTCGAAGCAGCGGAATTCTGAAAAGAAGCAGCAGCGCCGCGGCGGATTCTCCGCGGAATAG
- a CDS encoding sugar phosphate isomerase/epimerase family protein, which translates to MPTLSMNEVTTFRWTLEEDVRRYVAAGYEGIGVWRQKLADFGEEAGVDLIAESGLRVTNLLWAGGFTGSCGRTPDESIQDAIHAIRLAGALGAGCLVIYPGGRNFHIYRQAERLLRSALDQLLDYAADAEVALAIEPMHAACAADWTFLTDVESTVALVESYRSPFLKLAFDTYHFGHDQAVLANLPELVPHIGVVHLGDRIESHSIDQYRQPLGEGRLHIAEIVRGLVDAGYTGDFDVELSGRDVEENEYDDLLRDSLNFFERVLAPVGGERS; encoded by the coding sequence ATGCCCACGCTGTCGATGAATGAAGTCACGACGTTCCGTTGGACGCTGGAGGAGGATGTACGTCGTTACGTCGCCGCTGGGTACGAAGGGATTGGCGTCTGGCGGCAGAAGCTTGCCGACTTCGGCGAAGAGGCGGGCGTCGACTTGATTGCCGAGTCGGGCCTGCGCGTGACGAACCTGCTGTGGGCCGGCGGCTTCACTGGGAGCTGCGGCCGGACGCCGGATGAGAGTATTCAAGACGCGATCCATGCGATTCGTCTTGCGGGCGCGCTCGGCGCCGGTTGTCTCGTGATCTATCCCGGCGGGCGGAACTTCCACATCTATCGGCAAGCCGAACGGCTGCTGCGAAGCGCACTCGATCAATTGCTCGACTACGCCGCCGACGCAGAAGTGGCGCTCGCGATTGAACCAATGCACGCCGCCTGCGCCGCCGACTGGACCTTTCTCACCGACGTCGAATCGACCGTCGCGTTGGTGGAGAGCTATCGCTCGCCGTTCTTGAAGCTGGCGTTCGACACCTATCACTTCGGTCACGATCAGGCCGTGCTGGCGAATTTGCCGGAGCTTGTGCCGCACATTGGCGTCGTCCATTTGGGCGATCGAATCGAGTCGCATTCGATCGATCAGTATCGCCAGCCGCTTGGCGAAGGACGGCTCCACATCGCCGAGATCGTGCGCGGGCTTGTCGACGCCGGCTACACGGGCGACTTCGACGTGGAACTCTCCGGTCGCGACGTTGAAGAGAACGAATACGACGATCTGCTGCGCGACTCGCTGAACTTCTTTGAACGCGTGCTGGCGCCGGTCGGCGGCGAGCGGAGTTAG
- a CDS encoding P-II family nitrogen regulator translates to MKKIEAIVRHHKVDEVKEALIAIGFQGMTITEVRGFGRQRGHTETYRGTEYTVDFVPKVKIEIVVGDELLDKAISAIVTAAKTGQVGDGKIFVSNLAEVVRVRTGETGAAAI, encoded by the coding sequence ATGAAGAAAATTGAAGCCATCGTGCGTCACCATAAGGTCGACGAGGTGAAGGAAGCCTTGATCGCCATTGGTTTCCAAGGGATGACGATTACTGAAGTCCGCGGCTTCGGCCGGCAACGCGGCCACACGGAAACGTACCGCGGGACGGAGTACACCGTCGACTTCGTGCCAAAGGTGAAGATCGAAATCGTCGTCGGCGACGAACTGCTCGACAAGGCGATTTCGGCGATCGTCACCGCCGCGAAGACCGGCCAGGTCGGCGACGGCAAGATCTTCGTCAGCAACCTGGCGGAAGTCGTTCGCGTCCGCACCGGCGAAACCGGCGCGGCGGCGATCTAG
- a CDS encoding ammonium transporter: protein MGCLNHWSQMRGPWWGALSLLLLVSLVATAPQTTWAQEAEVVEEEAAVVEEAAEPAAEAPAAETVAEEETQSTTEDAVESEAAAPAAEPTAPALIAANTSWMLTSSALVLFMTAPGLAMFYGGLVRKKNVLGVMMQCVFLMGLMTVIWSLYGYSLAFGDLDAKSKLKPYIGGSQYVMMNEVARSWDEEAGAPVEHMWPDPVSGWLPLPAHMLFQGMFFIITPALICGAFAERMKFSSMVVFSVLWGTIVYCPLCHWVWDAGILGFATTDSIKDGSAVAWSGGALDFAGGTVVHISSGVSALICALVIGKRKGFGHDDMRPHNLTYTVLGAAMLWVGWFGFNAGSELASDHLATSAFATTHFSAAAGLLGWVLYEWLTHGKPTVLGAASGLVAGLVCITPGAGFVNLMPALAMGFAAGIVCAFACSKVKGAFGYDDSLDAFGVHGIGGTLGAILTGVFATRAAWNIDNGNKLGLIEGESRVFIGQIVAVVVTWVFSIVATFIILKVIDAVMGLRVSEQGEVIGLDQSQHGEEGYIFT from the coding sequence ATGGGTTGTTTGAACCACTGGTCTCAGATGCGAGGACCGTGGTGGGGAGCGCTGTCCCTGCTGCTGTTGGTCTCGCTGGTCGCTACGGCGCCGCAAACGACTTGGGCTCAAGAGGCCGAGGTAGTTGAAGAGGAAGCGGCTGTCGTTGAAGAAGCGGCCGAGCCTGCCGCTGAAGCTCCAGCAGCTGAAACCGTTGCGGAAGAGGAAACTCAGTCGACGACCGAAGACGCCGTCGAGTCCGAGGCCGCGGCGCCCGCCGCTGAGCCGACGGCGCCGGCGCTCATTGCCGCAAACACCTCCTGGATGCTGACGAGCAGCGCCTTGGTGCTGTTCATGACCGCTCCGGGCCTCGCGATGTTCTATGGCGGCCTGGTCCGTAAGAAGAACGTCCTCGGCGTCATGATGCAGTGCGTGTTCCTGATGGGGCTCATGACCGTCATCTGGTCGCTGTACGGCTATTCGCTCGCGTTCGGCGATCTTGATGCTAAAAGCAAGTTGAAGCCGTACATCGGCGGCTCGCAGTACGTGATGATGAACGAAGTCGCCCGCAGCTGGGACGAAGAAGCCGGGGCCCCCGTCGAGCACATGTGGCCTGATCCGGTCTCCGGTTGGTTGCCGCTGCCGGCTCACATGTTGTTCCAAGGGATGTTCTTCATCATCACCCCGGCCCTGATTTGCGGCGCCTTCGCCGAGCGGATGAAATTCAGCTCGATGGTGGTGTTCTCGGTTCTGTGGGGAACCATCGTCTACTGCCCGCTTTGCCACTGGGTGTGGGATGCGGGCATCTTAGGCTTCGCAACGACCGACTCGATCAAGGATGGCAGTGCAGTCGCGTGGAGCGGCGGCGCCCTCGATTTCGCCGGCGGCACCGTGGTGCACATTAGCTCCGGCGTGTCGGCCCTCATTTGCGCGTTGGTCATTGGCAAGCGTAAGGGCTTCGGCCACGACGATATGCGTCCGCACAACCTGACCTACACGGTGCTCGGCGCCGCGATGTTGTGGGTGGGTTGGTTCGGCTTCAACGCCGGCAGCGAACTGGCGAGCGATCACTTGGCGACGAGTGCGTTCGCAACGACCCACTTCTCGGCGGCCGCCGGATTGCTGGGCTGGGTGTTGTACGAATGGCTGACGCACGGCAAGCCGACGGTGCTCGGCGCCGCTTCCGGGTTGGTCGCTGGCTTGGTGTGCATCACCCCGGGCGCCGGCTTCGTGAACCTGATGCCCGCGTTGGCAATGGGCTTTGCCGCGGGCATCGTCTGTGCGTTCGCCTGCAGCAAGGTGAAGGGTGCGTTCGGCTACGACGATTCGTTGGATGCCTTCGGCGTTCACGGCATCGGCGGTACGCTGGGCGCGATCCTCACCGGCGTGTTCGCGACTCGCGCCGCGTGGAACATCGACAACGGCAACAAGCTCGGCTTGATCGAAGGCGAAAGCCGCGTCTTCATCGGCCAGATCGTCGCCGTCGTCGTCACGTGGGTGTTTAGCATCGTCGCCACGTTCATCATCCTGAAGGTGATCGACGCAGTGATGGGCCTCCGCGTCAGCGAGCAAGGCGAAGTGATCGGCCTCGATCAGAGCCAGCATGGCGAAGAAGGTTACATCTTCACCTAA
- a CDS encoding P-II family nitrogen regulator translates to MKKIEAIVRLHKLDDVKQALLNLGLQGMTVTEVRGFGRQRGHTETYRGTEYRVDFVPKVKIEIAVASELSPKAVTAIVSAAKTGQVGDGKIFVTDLAEVIRVRTGETGSAAL, encoded by the coding sequence ATGAAGAAAATTGAAGCGATTGTGCGTCTCCACAAGCTGGACGACGTGAAGCAGGCCCTGCTCAACCTTGGCTTGCAAGGCATGACGGTGACCGAGGTTCGCGGCTTCGGCCGGCAACGCGGTCACACCGAGACGTACCGCGGCACGGAGTACCGCGTCGATTTCGTGCCGAAGGTGAAGATCGAGATCGCCGTGGCGTCGGAGCTAAGTCCGAAGGCGGTAACGGCGATCGTCTCGGCGGCGAAGACTGGGCAAGTGGGCGATGGCAAGATTTTCGTCACTGATCTCGCGGAGGTGATTCGCGTGCGGACCGGCGAGACTGGTTCAGCGGCGCTGTAG
- a CDS encoding response regulator: MTVRLLIADDHDVIRAGLRSLLHDVREIEIVGDAPDGDEAIRLARRFRPDVVLLDVRMPGVDGLGVLSQLRAELPGSSIVMFSSYDNPTYIARAVALGAAGYLVKSASKDEIVAAIHRAAAGDMLWSREGLRRVAGALSTPRATIDFDAPLTRRESEVLRQLALGLSNKEIAQALDISYETVKEHVQHILRKLGVADRTQAAVWAVRKGIA; this comes from the coding sequence ATGACTGTTCGTCTCCTCATCGCCGATGACCACGATGTGATCCGGGCTGGACTACGTAGCCTTCTCCATGACGTACGCGAGATCGAAATCGTCGGCGACGCCCCCGATGGCGACGAAGCGATTCGCCTCGCCCGCCGCTTCCGGCCCGACGTGGTGCTGCTCGACGTTCGCATGCCGGGGGTCGACGGCCTCGGCGTCCTGAGTCAGTTACGGGCGGAGCTACCGGGCTCGTCGATTGTGATGTTCAGCTCGTACGACAACCCAACCTACATCGCCCGCGCCGTGGCGCTCGGCGCTGCAGGCTATTTGGTGAAGAGCGCCAGCAAGGACGAAATCGTCGCGGCGATCCACCGCGCCGCTGCCGGCGATATGCTCTGGTCGCGCGAGGGCCTCCGCCGCGTCGCGGGGGCGCTCTCCACGCCGCGGGCGACGATCGACTTCGACGCCCCGCTAACTCGCCGCGAAAGCGAAGTGCTGCGGCAACTCGCGCTTGGCCTGAGCAACAAGGAAATCGCTCAAGCACTCGATATTAGCTACGAGACGGTCAAAGAGCATGTGCAACATATCTTGCGCAAGCTCGGCGTCGCCGACCGCACGCAAGCAGCCGTCTGGGCCGTACGCAAAGGGATCGCGTAG
- a CDS encoding AAA family ATPase gives MSTFEFPDLPSQFRQLLGKCRDLYVSSGELAVRENPQQLEGSAEQFVQLMDDLHRALLVKVFVSVCQCDRRWSTQEKFLAEVLVFHLWDQWLSGDALRDALVEMSDKAMELKWYALVRPFDQIAALRNRVGELEAFVVRLANLVARADGPIQEVEAAQIKSIQEELSRHLRPIPIDEPSEHAAADHAGPQAIEKVFDTRSQLPPLKAPAPSPDAPKLPDAPSAGSQERSAAPSAGKEKLPAAKAAAAEAQPEKTPAERLAAAMAELDKLIGLAQIKEEVRTLANFLKVQAKRTEAGLPTTELTLHMVFNGNPGTGKTTVARIVGNIFGAMGILKKGHLIETDRSGMVAEYAGQTGPKSHKKIDEALDGVLFIDEAYTLIAVDSEDPYGHEAVQTLLKRMEDNRDRLVVILAGYPDEMERLLQSNPGLSSRFSRQLEFVDYTPLELSSIFGMMCDKSQYKLCAATRAKAIVGLTWLHKHRDRHFGNGRTARNLFELAIRRQANRIAEIAELTVEQLSTLDAADVEFEDCPPEALAPLADAKLRFHIECPACEHGKDVPQKFLGQKVRCPKCKQEFDAAWGEIVYAGEANDE, from the coding sequence ATGTCGACCTTCGAATTCCCCGACCTGCCGTCTCAGTTTCGCCAGTTACTCGGCAAGTGTCGCGATCTGTACGTTTCCAGCGGCGAACTCGCAGTCCGTGAAAATCCGCAGCAACTCGAAGGCTCGGCCGAGCAATTCGTGCAACTGATGGACGACCTCCATCGCGCCCTGCTAGTAAAAGTGTTCGTCAGCGTCTGCCAATGCGATCGACGCTGGAGCACGCAAGAAAAGTTCCTTGCGGAAGTCTTAGTCTTCCACCTGTGGGACCAGTGGCTTTCGGGCGACGCGTTGCGGGACGCACTCGTCGAAATGTCGGACAAGGCGATGGAGCTAAAGTGGTATGCGCTGGTCCGCCCGTTCGACCAGATCGCGGCGCTCCGCAACCGCGTCGGTGAATTGGAAGCGTTTGTCGTCCGTCTCGCCAATCTGGTGGCCCGCGCCGATGGTCCGATTCAAGAAGTCGAAGCGGCCCAGATTAAGTCGATTCAAGAGGAACTGAGCCGCCACCTCCGCCCGATCCCCATCGACGAACCGAGCGAACACGCCGCCGCCGACCACGCCGGCCCGCAGGCGATCGAGAAGGTCTTCGACACGCGCAGCCAACTCCCGCCGCTGAAAGCGCCGGCGCCATCGCCTGACGCCCCGAAGCTTCCCGATGCCCCCTCAGCGGGTTCTCAGGAGCGAAGCGCTGCGCCCTCCGCCGGCAAAGAAAAACTCCCCGCCGCGAAAGCAGCCGCCGCCGAAGCTCAGCCGGAGAAAACGCCCGCCGAGCGACTCGCCGCCGCCATGGCCGAGCTCGACAAACTGATTGGCCTCGCCCAGATCAAAGAGGAAGTCCGCACGCTCGCCAACTTTCTCAAAGTACAAGCGAAGCGCACCGAAGCCGGCCTGCCGACCACCGAACTCACGCTCCACATGGTCTTCAACGGCAACCCCGGCACCGGCAAGACGACCGTCGCCCGCATCGTCGGCAACATCTTCGGCGCGATGGGGATCCTCAAGAAGGGCCACCTTATCGAGACCGACCGCAGCGGCATGGTCGCCGAATACGCCGGCCAGACCGGCCCGAAGAGCCACAAGAAAATCGACGAAGCCCTCGACGGCGTCCTGTTCATCGACGAAGCCTACACGCTCATCGCCGTCGACAGCGAAGACCCGTACGGCCACGAAGCGGTGCAAACGCTGCTGAAACGAATGGAGGACAATCGCGACCGGCTCGTCGTGATCCTCGCCGGCTATCCCGACGAAATGGAGCGTCTGCTGCAGTCGAACCCCGGCCTCTCGTCGCGGTTCAGCCGGCAACTCGAATTCGTCGACTACACGCCACTCGAGCTCTCGAGCATCTTCGGCATGATGTGCGACAAGAGCCAGTACAAACTGTGCGCGGCAACGCGAGCCAAGGCAATCGTCGGGCTCACGTGGCTGCACAAGCATCGCGATCGCCACTTCGGCAACGGTCGCACGGCTCGCAATTTGTTCGAACTGGCGATCCGTCGCCAAGCGAACCGCATCGCAGAAATTGCCGAGCTGACGGTCGAGCAACTCTCGACGCTCGACGCGGCCGACGTGGAGTTCGAAGATTGCCCACCAGAAGCGCTCGCGCCGCTCGCCGACGCCAAACTGCGGTTCCACATTGAATGCCCTGCGTGCGAGCACGGCAAAGACGTGCCGCAGAAGTTCCTCGGCCAGAAAGTCCGCTGCCCAAAGTGCAAACAAGAATTCGACGCGGCGTGGGGCGAGATCGTCTACGCCGGAGAAGCAAATGACGAATGA
- a CDS encoding helix-turn-helix domain-containing protein: MSTTGRPRSLDETKRREVVALISVGLGLQDAARYVGCSVSTLRREMQRNADFRQDVRSAEIRSQIDALRAMRAASATHWRAAAWFLERTNPRRFARPSLRAFNSDEIQTVLDDVITAAVDEIDDVEVRQRVVRRLAMAGNLAARALDTDAAHRLDAGTIVPARKTPGEREIDAVLKEIDDRSEESRRILRRGAA, translated from the coding sequence ATGTCAACGACCGGCCGCCCGCGCTCACTCGACGAAACCAAACGCCGCGAAGTCGTCGCGCTCATCAGCGTCGGCCTCGGATTACAAGACGCCGCCCGCTACGTCGGCTGCTCGGTGAGCACCCTCCGACGCGAAATGCAGCGAAACGCCGACTTCCGCCAAGACGTCCGCAGTGCGGAAATTCGCTCGCAAATCGACGCCCTCCGCGCGATGCGCGCCGCCTCAGCGACGCACTGGCGCGCGGCCGCATGGTTCCTCGAACGGACCAATCCCCGCCGCTTCGCCCGCCCGAGTCTGCGAGCGTTCAACTCCGATGAAATACAAACCGTGCTCGACGACGTCATCACCGCCGCGGTCGACGAGATCGACGATGTGGAAGTTCGGCAGCGCGTCGTCCGACGACTCGCGATGGCCGGCAACCTCGCCGCACGAGCGCTCGACACCGACGCCGCTCACCGCCTCGACGCCGGCACGATCGTGCCCGCGCGCAAGACGCCCGGCGAGCGCGAGATCGACGCCGTGCTCAAAGAAATCGACGACCGCTCCGAAGAGTCGCGACGCATCCTCCGCCGCGGCGCCGCCTAG